The genome window GTCGCCTGTCGCCGACCTTGATGTCTTCAAAAAAAATCCCTTCCAACTCGAAGCCGAACCGGCAGTTCAGATTCAGGTTCCGGATGTTCACGTCGCGCGAGTGAATGTAAACCTTGTTCAGGTTCCGGATCATGAACGCATAATAGAGGAAGCCGAACGTGGCGCGTTTGCCGATGCCCTTGCCCTGCAATCCGGATTCTCCCACGAGTTTTTTCATCTCCAGTTTGCCCGCCAAAGGATCGATGTTCTCGCCGCCCACGATTCCCACCGGCTGGTTGTCGTAAAAGATTCCGAAGTAATCACGCGTGGGATGCGCAAAATGTTTCTGAAGGTCTTCGGCCCTGTCGGGAAACGCGGGCACGAAACTTTCACGGACTACGGGGTTCCTGAGCCACTCGACGACCCG of Candidatus Angelobacter sp. contains these proteins:
- a CDS encoding GNAT family protein, giving the protein MNDGNEEKSARKQQRDQMLKLVSKGFYNELINYGVRKEEILRVASHLLDNLMSQEKNPNAGIQYYNEVFTLASVRDEWSASRQLTVQHVTLRPLQQAVVARVVEWLRNPVVRESFVPAFPDRAEDLQKHFAHPTRDYFGIFYDNQPVGIVGGENIDPLAGKLEMKKLVGESGLQGKGIGKRATFGFLYYAFMIRNLNKVYIHSRDVNIRNLNLNCRFGFELEGIFFEDIKVGDRRQDIVRMALLKEPWLKIFSPPHGAESDRTESDRL